Proteins encoded together in one candidate division WOR-3 bacterium window:
- the rplC gene encoding 50S ribosomal protein L3: protein MIGLVGAKGEMTQIYDDSGKVVPVTEIKIGKCVVVGLRTKEKHGYFAVQVGQGAPSKRQLTKPYQGQFKKTGVPVLGKVCEFRVDSVDGYQVGQELKVDIFKPGEFVNITGWTKGRGFAGGMKRWGWHGGPASHGSMSHRRIGSLGAGSSPGRALPGRTLPGHYGCERVTIKNLKVVKVDPEQGVIYVRGAVPGYRGARVLIRKGA, encoded by the coding sequence ATGATTGGACTGGTTGGTGCAAAAGGGGAGATGACCCAGATTTACGATGATTCGGGTAAGGTTGTACCCGTGACCGAGATTAAGATTGGGAAATGCGTTGTTGTTGGTTTGCGAACCAAAGAGAAGCACGGTTATTTTGCGGTTCAGGTTGGTCAGGGTGCGCCCAGTAAGCGCCAATTGACTAAGCCTTACCAAGGGCAGTTTAAAAAAACGGGTGTGCCGGTGCTCGGCAAGGTGTGCGAGTTTCGGGTTGATAGCGTGGACGGTTATCAGGTTGGACAGGAGTTGAAGGTGGACATCTTCAAGCCGGGCGAATTTGTGAATATCACCGGCTGGACAAAAGGTCGGGGATTCGCCGGAGGAATGAAGCGCTGGGGTTGGCATGGTGGTCCTGCCTCACACGGTTCGATGTCCCACCGCCGCATTGGTTCACTTGGCGCCGGTTCTTCGCCAGGAAGGGCGCTGCCCGGTCGCACTTTACCGGGACATTACGGTTGTGAGCGGGTTACAATCAAAAACCTCAAAGTGGTAAAGGTGGACCCGGAACAGGGTGTGATTTATGTGCGGGGTGCGGTTCCTGGTTATCGTGGTGCCCGGGTCTTAATCCGGAAGGGGGCATGA
- the rpsJ gene encoding 30S ribosomal protein S10: MSVLRSSKKIRIKLKAYDHRLLDQSARDIVDVAKRTGAQVAGPIPLPTKRTLFTVLRSPHVDKKSREQFELRVHKRLIEISNATAEMVDALMKLEVPAGVEVEIKSA, from the coding sequence ATGAGTGTATTAAGAAGTTCGAAAAAGATAAGGATAAAGTTAAAAGCCTATGACCACCGACTGCTTGACCAGTCGGCACGCGACATTGTCGATGTAGCGAAGAGGACGGGTGCACAGGTGGCAGGCCCGATTCCGCTGCCAACAAAGCGTACCCTTTTTACGGTTTTGCGTTCACCCCATGTGGACAAGAAGTCGCGGGAGCAGTTTGAGTTGCGCGTGCATAAACGGCTGATTGAGATTTCGAACGCCACTGCCGAGATGGTGGATGCCTTGATGAAACTTGAAGTGCCCGCCGGGGTAGAAGTGGAGATAAAGTCGGCATGA
- a CDS encoding Zn-ribbon domain-containing OB-fold protein: MALKQRNEKVSQTKVWFGELPVESLYTVGIAGERFFRTLKEKGEFTGTKCERCGLVFVPGRIFCERCLEHLDNWITVGPTGTVESWTVVFLGLDGKRLEQPELVGLIKLDGASTFLVHRLGGVKPEELCFGMRVVAVLKPKAKREGAITDILFFQPVQ; this comes from the coding sequence ATGGCGCTGAAACAACGTAATGAAAAGGTTAGCCAAACTAAGGTCTGGTTTGGTGAGTTGCCGGTCGAAAGCCTTTATACGGTGGGGATAGCCGGTGAGCGTTTTTTCCGAACGCTTAAAGAAAAAGGAGAGTTCACGGGGACAAAGTGTGAGCGATGCGGTCTGGTGTTCGTTCCTGGAAGAATTTTCTGTGAACGGTGTCTTGAACATCTTGATAACTGGATAACGGTTGGTCCGACCGGAACAGTTGAGTCTTGGACAGTGGTTTTTCTTGGGCTCGATGGCAAACGGCTTGAACAGCCAGAACTGGTAGGGTTGATTAAACTTGACGGTGCATCAACTTTCCTTGTTCATCGCTTGGGCGGTGTGAAGCCGGAAGAGCTCTGCTTTGGGATGAGGGTAGTTGCGGTGCTTAAACCGAAGGCCAAAAGAGAGGGCGCGATAACCGATATACTTTTCTTTCAACCTGTACAGTAG
- a CDS encoding Zn-ribbon domain-containing OB-fold protein: protein MAQVKKLKREKHQAVTPGRPGGQEIMKGDKQRLECGLQGTGLSDEELRQGTVLTTRWKADAKYGWDAGVAIGRYLAGLKEGKILGVRCYKCHRVMVPPRLFCEWCYRNIDEWVELKDTGIVNTFSLCYVTWDVKRIKEPQIPAVIELDGATKGMGIMHLLGEVDPKKVHIGMKVKAVWKEPAQREGAITDIRYWKPV from the coding sequence ATGGCACAGGTTAAAAAACTAAAAAGGGAAAAACACCAGGCGGTAACTCCTGGTCGTCCCGGCGGACAAGAGATAATGAAGGGCGATAAGCAAAGGTTAGAGTGTGGGCTTCAGGGGACCGGTCTAAGTGACGAAGAGCTTAGACAAGGTACAGTTCTTACAACGCGATGGAAGGCGGACGCGAAATACGGCTGGGATGCGGGTGTGGCAATAGGTAGGTATCTGGCTGGGCTAAAAGAGGGAAAGATTTTGGGTGTGCGGTGTTACAAATGTCACCGGGTGATGGTGCCGCCCCGGCTTTTTTGCGAATGGTGTTACCGTAATATCGACGAATGGGTGGAACTTAAAGATACAGGCATAGTGAACACTTTTTCGCTATGTTATGTGACCTGGGATGTGAAAAGGATAAAAGAACCACAGATTCCCGCAGTGATTGAGCTTGATGGCGCAACAAAAGGGATGGGAATAATGCATCTGTTGGGTGAGGTGGACCCCAAAAAGGTGCACATTGGTATGAAAGTGAAGGCGGTCTGGAAAGAGCCCGCACAGCGGGAAGGGGCGATTACCGATATCCGCTACTGGAAGCCAGTGTAA
- a CDS encoding thiolase domain-containing protein yields the protein MGNRVAIVGAGMTKFVRRAQETGQELAFYATKMALDSCGMKLDQIDGVVLGSAPDTFDGVHMKGEYLSPGAGAWGKPYMRCYVGGGTGVFAVAHGWYHVASGVFDTCLVVCEEKMSSYQPHAQGAFLTIFDHTTERPLKPNLLWIFALEMNRYMTTYGLRKEDIALVAVKNKNNALDHPAAQLGGKVTLDDILSSEVLAWPVQRLDVSPVSDGAVAVILANETVARRVTDKPVWIEGVGWSLDTAYWTNRDLCYPRYVEEAARMAYKMAGVTDPRHQIHIAEPYDPFDYKELHHMEGLLLCGRGEAPQLTVDGVTQRDGELPVCPSGGLLGVGNPIAAAGLMKVAELFWQLRGEAGKRQVARKVKRGVAQAWGDLMQVGTVVVVGI from the coding sequence ATGGGGAATAGAGTAGCAATCGTTGGTGCGGGAATGACAAAGTTTGTACGGCGGGCGCAGGAGACCGGTCAGGAACTCGCCTTCTATGCAACAAAAATGGCTCTCGATAGTTGCGGGATGAAGCTTGACCAGATTGACGGCGTCGTGTTGGGAAGCGCCCCGGACACCTTTGATGGTGTGCATATGAAAGGTGAGTATCTGTCACCGGGTGCCGGTGCCTGGGGAAAGCCCTATATGCGGTGTTATGTGGGGGGCGGCACCGGTGTGTTTGCCGTTGCTCATGGGTGGTATCATGTTGCTTCCGGTGTTTTCGATACCTGTCTTGTGGTGTGTGAAGAGAAGATGTCATCTTATCAGCCTCACGCCCAAGGGGCGTTTCTTACAATTTTTGACCATACCACCGAGAGACCTTTAAAGCCAAATTTACTCTGGATATTTGCGCTGGAGATGAACCGCTATATGACCACCTACGGATTACGGAAAGAGGATATTGCCCTGGTTGCGGTGAAGAACAAAAATAATGCCCTTGACCATCCGGCAGCGCAACTTGGCGGCAAGGTTACACTCGATGATATCCTTAGCTCCGAAGTCCTTGCCTGGCCGGTACAAAGGCTTGATGTCAGCCCGGTATCAGATGGCGCAGTGGCGGTAATATTGGCGAACGAGACTGTTGCCCGAAGGGTTACCGACAAGCCGGTATGGATTGAGGGCGTTGGCTGGTCTCTGGATACCGCCTACTGGACAAATCGCGACCTGTGTTATCCGCGTTATGTTGAAGAGGCGGCAAGAATGGCATACAAGATGGCAGGAGTCACTGACCCACGTCATCAGATTCATATTGCCGAGCCTTACGACCCGTTTGATTACAAAGAACTGCACCACATGGAGGGGCTGCTTTTGTGCGGTAGGGGAGAGGCACCGCAACTTACCGTAGATGGTGTAACGCAGCGTGATGGTGAGCTACCAGTTTGTCCTTCCGGTGGGTTGCTCGGGGTTGGTAACCCAATAGCCGCTGCTGGTTTGATGAAGGTGGCAGAACTTTTCTGGCAGTTAAGGGGGGAAGCAGGAAAGCGTCAGGTGGCGAGAAAGGTAAAGCGCGGCGTTGCCCAAGCTTGGGGCGATTTAATGCAGGTTGGAACAGTTGTGGTTGTAGGCATATAG
- the sucC gene encoding ADP-forming succinate--CoA ligase subunit beta, which yields MKIHEYQAKQIFAQAGIPTPREVMVKSPLEAKQAAVAVGVPAVLKAQVLVGGRGKAGGVKRVDRLEDVQPTAETILGMSIKGLKVTKLLVSECVPIKSEFYLGITIDRSARQPVLLASAAGGVEIEEVAKTSPEKILKAEIDPLLGILQFQTRNIGFSLFNDLKLASAFSTICQKLYQIFVQRDCSLVEINPLVLTDTDALLALDAKINFDDNALFRHPENEALRDPEGEDPKEMEAKAAGLSYIKLSGNVGCIVNGAGLAMATMDLIKRYGGEPANFLDVGGSSSPEKMITAMRIILSDPNVKAILVNIFGGITRCDDIAQGLIAATEKANIKVPIVARLVGTNAEKACALLADSPVLSATGMSEAVKLAVVKAKEAR from the coding sequence ATGAAAATCCACGAATATCAGGCTAAACAGATTTTTGCCCAGGCGGGAATCCCAACACCACGCGAGGTAATGGTAAAGTCACCTCTGGAAGCAAAACAGGCAGCGGTTGCGGTCGGTGTTCCTGCGGTACTCAAAGCCCAGGTCCTGGTCGGTGGCAGAGGCAAAGCCGGTGGTGTCAAACGCGTCGACCGATTGGAAGATGTCCAACCGACCGCCGAAACAATCCTCGGGATGTCAATTAAAGGGTTAAAGGTCACAAAACTCCTCGTCTCGGAATGTGTCCCGATTAAATCCGAGTTCTACCTCGGTATTACGATAGACCGTTCCGCACGGCAGCCGGTTCTGCTCGCATCCGCCGCGGGTGGCGTTGAGATTGAAGAAGTAGCGAAAACCAGCCCGGAAAAAATACTTAAGGCAGAAATCGACCCCTTGCTCGGCATCCTCCAATTTCAAACCCGCAACATCGGCTTTTCCCTGTTCAACGACCTGAAATTGGCGAGCGCCTTCAGCACCATCTGCCAGAAACTGTACCAGATATTTGTCCAGCGCGACTGCTCACTTGTGGAAATCAACCCGTTGGTATTAACGGACACGGACGCACTCCTTGCCCTGGACGCCAAAATCAACTTTGACGACAACGCCCTTTTCCGCCATCCCGAGAACGAAGCGTTACGCGACCCGGAAGGTGAAGACCCAAAAGAAATGGAAGCAAAAGCCGCCGGTCTTTCTTACATCAAACTCTCCGGCAATGTTGGCTGCATTGTCAACGGTGCTGGTCTGGCAATGGCAACGATGGATTTAATCAAACGCTACGGCGGCGAACCGGCAAACTTCCTTGATGTTGGTGGCTCCTCATCACCCGAAAAGATGATAACCGCGATGCGCATCATCCTCTCCGACCCCAATGTTAAGGCAATCCTCGTCAACATCTTCGGCGGCATCACCCGCTGTGACGACATCGCCCAGGGGCTCATTGCCGCAACCGAAAAAGCCAACATCAAAGTACCCATTGTCGCCCGACTGGTGGGCACCAATGCCGAAAAGGCGTGTGCCCTGCTTGCCGATAGTCCGGTCTTAAGTGCCACCGGAATGAGTGAAGCGGTCAAACTGGCGGTTGTTAAAGCAAAGGAGGCAAGATGA
- the sucD gene encoding succinate--CoA ligase subunit alpha has product MSILIDQNTRLIVQGITGRDGAFHARLMKEYGTQVVGGVTPGKGGQEIEGIPVFNSVAEAVRATDANASIIFVPANFAGDALLEAAFSGVELIVCVTEGVPVLDAIKAIAVARNRGVRIVGPNCPGAISPGKAKVGIMPATAFRPGPVGIVSRSGTLTYEIAANTGEFGQSTVVGIGGDPVIGTNFIDCLKMFQDDPETKAIVIVGEIGGSDEEKAAQFVKQYVTKPVFGFIAGQTAPPDKRMGHAGAIISAGSGTAQEKIRAFQSAGIDVIYEPEELAEKLNARIM; this is encoded by the coding sequence ATGAGCATCCTGATTGACCAGAACACCCGATTGATTGTTCAGGGCATCACCGGCCGAGACGGCGCCTTTCACGCCCGATTGATGAAAGAGTACGGCACACAGGTTGTTGGTGGCGTAACCCCGGGCAAAGGCGGACAGGAGATTGAAGGCATACCGGTTTTCAACTCGGTTGCGGAAGCGGTCCGGGCAACTGATGCCAACGCATCAATCATCTTTGTGCCCGCTAACTTTGCGGGCGATGCGCTACTCGAAGCGGCTTTCTCCGGTGTAGAACTTATCGTATGCGTCACCGAAGGGGTACCGGTCCTTGACGCAATCAAGGCGATTGCGGTCGCCCGAAACCGTGGCGTCCGGATTGTCGGTCCCAACTGCCCCGGTGCAATTTCGCCCGGAAAGGCAAAGGTTGGGATAATGCCCGCTACCGCATTCCGTCCTGGGCCGGTCGGCATCGTTTCCCGTTCTGGAACCCTGACCTATGAGATTGCCGCCAACACCGGCGAGTTCGGTCAATCAACTGTGGTCGGCATCGGTGGCGACCCGGTTATCGGCACAAACTTCATTGACTGCTTAAAAATGTTTCAGGACGACCCCGAGACCAAAGCGATTGTCATCGTGGGCGAGATTGGTGGTAGTGACGAAGAAAAGGCAGCACAGTTCGTCAAACAATATGTAACAAAACCGGTGTTCGGCTTCATCGCGGGTCAGACCGCGCCCCCGGACAAAAGAATGGGGCATGCTGGCGCCATCATATCTGCCGGTTCCGGCACCGCACAAGAAAAGATTCGGGCGTTCCAGTCCGCAGGCATTGATGTCATCTACGAACCCGAGGAACTGGCAGAAAAACTTAATGCAAGAATAATGTAA
- a CDS encoding exo-alpha-sialidase: protein MSNITDIMINRTLFITIILLLFNFSQADFIPAVRVDQENRPNYACYHAEIAIGPDDGGVPPIYVAFEDESVPFTVQRSDIAFQRSTDGGRTWLRENIIVRRGNRFACYPDLQVARDGTVYLIYVDRVDGSRGHIHFVRSTDMGETWTDPVQVDDNPTMVPMGWVKLAIDTAGNLFCAWTDERSSYLRVFADVSTDGGRTWGTDVRVDDDTVSFNCYPPDVFVQPGTNHYLVVADAPVRQGSQIVLHSHFYKSTDRGRSFSPGFQLDTFSAYCRMPHIVADEMHIITDYTGGRTGSNQSVTMARTYFVPGDSWGEQVLVTELDTIYSSFTQGAKLAIDRQGTVHTALMIAERQNQIWNIYYTSSADFGLTWQQREPVSLMPSVQQWDPSIAVDDEGCAYIVWQDMRSGKAEIWFSTNRLTGIPEQVENQSAGWVRCFPFAFKERTAINISGLNRPISINIFDRSGRKIRVLSNGVRLTGGYSFIWDGRDEKGQQVPEGVYYIIVAADGKNFSGKAIRVK, encoded by the coding sequence GTGAGTAATATAACTGACATAATGATTAATCGCACACTCTTCATTACCATCATTTTACTCCTTTTCAATTTCAGCCAAGCAGATTTTATTCCTGCGGTGCGGGTTGACCAGGAGAATAGACCAAACTACGCCTGCTATCATGCCGAGATTGCGATTGGCCCTGATGATGGTGGCGTTCCGCCCATTTATGTGGCATTTGAGGACGAGTCAGTGCCTTTTACTGTTCAACGAAGTGATATAGCCTTTCAGCGGTCAACCGATGGTGGCAGAACCTGGCTCCGGGAAAATATCATTGTTCGGCGGGGAAATCGGTTTGCCTGTTATCCGGATTTGCAGGTGGCACGAGACGGAACCGTATATCTGATTTATGTTGACCGCGTCGATGGCAGTCGGGGTCATATCCATTTTGTTCGTTCAACCGATATGGGTGAAACCTGGACAGACCCGGTGCAGGTTGATGACAATCCTACGATGGTGCCGATGGGCTGGGTCAAACTGGCAATTGATACAGCAGGCAACCTTTTCTGTGCCTGGACCGACGAGCGAAGTTCATACCTGAGGGTTTTTGCCGATGTTTCAACCGATGGGGGGAGAACCTGGGGAACTGATGTCCGAGTGGACGATGACACCGTCTCTTTTAATTGCTATCCGCCGGATGTTTTTGTCCAACCTGGAACGAATCACTATTTAGTAGTGGCGGATGCGCCCGTCCGTCAGGGCAGTCAGATTGTGCTCCATTCCCATTTTTATAAATCAACCGACAGGGGCAGGAGTTTTTCGCCCGGGTTTCAACTGGACACATTTTCTGCTTACTGCCGGATGCCCCATATCGTTGCTGACGAAATGCACATAATCACCGATTACACCGGTGGCAGAACTGGCAGCAACCAATCAGTGACAATGGCGCGGACCTATTTTGTTCCGGGCGACTCCTGGGGTGAACAGGTTCTAGTAACTGAACTGGATACGATTTACAGTTCGTTTACTCAGGGTGCAAAATTGGCAATAGACCGTCAGGGCACAGTGCATACCGCCTTGATGATTGCCGAGAGGCAGAATCAAATCTGGAATATCTATTATACAAGTTCAGCCGACTTCGGGCTCACCTGGCAGCAAAGGGAACCGGTGAGTTTAATGCCATCGGTTCAGCAATGGGACCCGAGTATTGCAGTTGATGATGAAGGTTGTGCCTATATCGTCTGGCAGGATATGCGCTCGGGCAAGGCAGAAATCTGGTTTTCCACCAACCGCTTGACCGGCATCCCTGAACAAGTAGAAAACCAAAGTGCTGGATGGGTGCGTTGCTTTCCATTTGCCTTCAAAGAAAGAACCGCAATTAACATCTCCGGCTTAAACCGCCCTATTTCAATAAATATATTTGACCGGTCGGGCAGGAAGATAAGGGTGTTGAGTAATGGGGTCAGATTAACGGGCGGTTACAGTTTTATCTGGGATGGCAGAGACGAAAAGGGCCAGCAGGTGCCCGAAGGGGTTTATTACATTATCGTTGCGGCGGATGGTAAAAATTTCTCCGGCAAGGCAATCCGGGTGAAATAG
- a CDS encoding hydrogenase iron-sulfur subunit — translation MADVGRHPKIKLLTLAEVKEVAGHVGDFKVTVRQKARFVDERECTACGECAQVCPQLVPDEFNLGLGLRHAIYQPFPQAIPASYVLNPDDCLGLNPIACGKCAQACEKKCIDLNAQDKEFKFEVGAIIVATGMEPFDPLPRAEFGYGRAANVITALEFERLASSGGPTGGELIRLSDRRRPNSIAFIQCVGSRCAQQGTPYCSNICCMNTIKDSLVLKEHYPDMDIKVFYIDLRAFSKGFEEMLWRSRRLGVNYIRGIPGEVIEDKATGNLKLYVENTETGKVEEHIAELVVLATGVKPRPEAKPIQQLMALQIHPEGFLLEAHPKLQPVDSPVRGVFYAGCAEGPKDVKDSVTQASAAAGRAARLLAQGSLAAEPNTVEVITDKCRACGMCAPVCTFKAVEWQRGAPAKAIDAVCAGCGNCAAECRFAAIEAHQFTDEQIIAQIEAALAEEPGSKAIVFACHWCSYAASDTVGLARSQYPPTQVLIRTMCSARVAEKFVLKAFALGAPVVLISGCHYADCHYLNANRQTQRRVEKLWDKLEAWGIRPERLQLEWISAAQAPRFVKTMEELERLRASVTPEEIEQTKQILSNPPKVTLRTEPKTAGEMSFVCLRCGKESTHHWTPGQPEERACPHCESNSLRLLLAR, via the coding sequence ATGGCGGATGTCGGTCGGCATCCGAAAATCAAACTCCTGACCCTTGCCGAGGTCAAAGAAGTTGCCGGTCATGTTGGTGACTTCAAGGTAACGGTTCGGCAGAAGGCACGATTTGTTGATGAGCGGGAGTGCACCGCCTGTGGCGAATGTGCCCAGGTTTGCCCGCAACTGGTTCCGGATGAGTTTAATTTAGGGCTTGGGTTGCGACATGCGATTTACCAGCCGTTCCCGCAGGCGATTCCGGCGTCTTATGTACTCAATCCCGATGACTGTCTTGGCTTAAACCCCATTGCCTGTGGCAAATGTGCGCAGGCGTGCGAAAAGAAGTGCATTGACCTGAACGCTCAGGACAAAGAGTTCAAATTTGAAGTTGGGGCAATCATCGTTGCCACCGGAATGGAGCCGTTTGACCCGTTGCCCCGCGCCGAATTCGGCTATGGTCGGGCGGCAAATGTGATAACGGCGCTGGAGTTTGAGCGACTGGCATCGTCGGGTGGACCAACGGGCGGTGAACTCATCCGGCTGAGTGACCGGCGGCGCCCGAACAGTATCGCCTTTATTCAGTGTGTCGGCTCGCGCTGTGCGCAACAGGGTACGCCCTACTGCAGCAACATCTGCTGTATGAACACAATTAAAGACAGCCTGGTGCTTAAAGAGCATTACCCGGATATGGACATCAAAGTTTTCTACATTGACCTGCGCGCCTTCAGTAAGGGGTTTGAAGAGATGTTGTGGCGTTCCCGGCGTCTCGGTGTCAACTATATTCGCGGGATTCCGGGTGAAGTGATTGAAGATAAGGCAACGGGAAATCTAAAACTCTATGTGGAAAACACCGAAACCGGTAAGGTTGAGGAACACATTGCGGAACTGGTGGTGCTGGCGACCGGAGTCAAACCAAGGCCTGAGGCCAAGCCGATTCAACAACTTATGGCGCTGCAAATCCATCCGGAAGGTTTCCTGCTCGAGGCACACCCGAAACTGCAACCGGTTGATTCGCCGGTACGCGGGGTTTTTTATGCCGGGTGTGCTGAAGGACCAAAAGATGTCAAGGATTCAGTGACCCAAGCAAGTGCGGCGGCGGGTCGGGCGGCGCGACTTCTGGCACAAGGTTCCCTGGCGGCAGAGCCCAATACGGTGGAGGTTATAACCGATAAATGCCGTGCCTGTGGTATGTGTGCACCGGTCTGTACATTCAAAGCGGTCGAGTGGCAGCGGGGCGCGCCGGCAAAGGCGATTGATGCCGTCTGTGCCGGCTGTGGCAATTGTGCGGCCGAGTGTCGGTTTGCAGCGATTGAGGCGCATCAGTTCACGGACGAACAGATTATCGCTCAGATTGAGGCGGCGCTGGCAGAAGAACCCGGGTCGAAAGCGATTGTGTTTGCCTGCCACTGGTGCTCCTATGCGGCATCAGATACGGTTGGGCTGGCACGGTCGCAGTACCCACCCACACAGGTTTTGATTCGGACGATGTGCAGCGCCCGGGTTGCGGAAAAGTTTGTGCTCAAGGCGTTTGCACTCGGGGCGCCGGTCGTTCTCATTTCCGGGTGTCACTATGCGGACTGCCACTACCTCAATGCTAACCGGCAGACCCAGCGTCGGGTCGAGAAACTATGGGATAAACTTGAGGCGTGGGGGATTCGACCGGAAAGGCTGCAACTGGAGTGGATTTCTGCGGCGCAGGCGCCGCGATTTGTCAAAACGATGGAGGAACTGGAAAGGCTCAGGGCGTCGGTGACACCAGAGGAGATTGAGCAGACAAAGCAAATTCTCAGTAATCCACCCAAGGTGACCTTACGAACTGAGCCCAAGACCGCCGGTGAGATGTCGTTTGTATGCCTCCGCTGCGGTAAAGAATCAACTCATCACTGGACACCGGGTCAGCCCGAAGAACGCGCCTGCCCTCATTGCGAAAGCAACAGCCTTCGTTTGCTATTAGCCCGTTAG
- a CDS encoding FAD-dependent oxidoreductase: protein MSQETRIGVFVCRCGTNIAGTVNVEEVVNCAKTLPDVVYAVTSLYTCSEPGQKGIQKAIAEFNLNRVVVAACTPRMHEPTFRACVAQAGLNPFLMEMVNIREGCSWVHALEPERATKKACGLVRMAVAKARALKPLSPRRFPIKDAVLVIGGGVAGIQASLDLADAGHQVYLVERQPSLGGLMAQLHKTYPTMDCAI from the coding sequence ATGAGTCAAGAGACGCGAATCGGCGTGTTTGTCTGCCGGTGTGGCACCAACATCGCCGGCACCGTCAATGTTGAAGAGGTGGTGAATTGCGCCAAAACTTTACCCGATGTGGTTTATGCGGTAACCAGCCTCTACACCTGCTCTGAGCCAGGGCAGAAGGGAATTCAGAAGGCGATTGCCGAATTCAACCTCAATCGGGTGGTGGTGGCGGCTTGCACCCCAAGGATGCACGAGCCTACTTTTCGTGCCTGCGTGGCACAGGCGGGTTTGAATCCGTTTCTTATGGAGATGGTGAACATCCGGGAAGGGTGTTCCTGGGTTCATGCCCTTGAGCCGGAGCGGGCAACGAAAAAGGCGTGCGGTCTTGTTCGAATGGCGGTGGCAAAAGCACGGGCACTGAAACCGCTTAGCCCGCGTCGTTTTCCCATAAAAGATGCGGTGCTGGTAATTGGCGGTGGTGTTGCCGGAATTCAGGCGAGTCTTGACCTGGCAGATGCGGGTCATCAGGTATATCTGGTGGAGCGTCAACCGTCGCTCGGTGGGTTGATGGCGCAGTTGCACAAAACCTATCCGACGATGGATTGTGCGATATGA